A single genomic interval of Chitinophaga sp. 180180018-3 harbors:
- a CDS encoding SusC/RagA family TonB-linked outer membrane protein, giving the protein MQMSFTKLHAPWGTMLLLLLLMSASAFPQQLMVRSKDAPPDPDATSLQQMLSDLESRLNVSFSYSPAQISGKSVSIKSARITDDNLEAQLNKVLTPLGLQAVKIGAHDYALRNAARETVASTRQATLQVRGTVTDDKGTPLPGVSVNEKGTSNGTATDGDGNFVLKVAGAHSVLVFRSVGFQTIEKVAGNGPVTVQLQPTVRSLDDVVVTALGIKRQEKALGYSIATVKGDQVSTVKEVNIANALSGKVAGVNIRSASSDPGASAIVYIRGQSSLSSDNQPLYVVDGIPIAGGLRAPRQTVGQVVVDYGSTLSDINPDDIASISVLKGASASALYGSRAINGVILITTKTGSGGKKGLGVSVNSSAMFDRAWLFPKFQNDFGSGDREGTDETIADASWGPRLNVGTKRVQWDSPLDANGNPIPTDWIAYPNRAKDFFRTGKTLTNNIAITGNNKDGDFRLSYTNLKNEGIIPNTDLSRNTVNVAAGYNLNPKIKVSTNIGYTKNGSGNRPTFNRGSVSAIVYTTTPNVDIRKLRNYWLPGKEGLAQFSHVPGSTDNPYLVAYEFINSYDRDRITGNVELNIQLTKDLSLMGRTGMDLYSETRESKRPFSAVRNPNGGYAIETEYFKEQNTDFLLSYKKQLNSDFFFSVSAGANRMDQMGKSTSQKTESLVIPQLYNIANAKAGSVSNNSSRFQRRINSVYGMGQLSYRNFAYLDLTARNDWTSTLPPDNNSYFYPSASLSLIVSDMLGIKSDVLSFAKLRANWAQVGGDTDPYNLYNTFNFGQDWGSVKRANIGSILKNNHLKPLIATSHEFGADVRFLKGRLGIDFTYYSTVNRNQIIKVPVTYATGYNNMVINAGKIGNKGIEISLNATPVAGPFRWDMQVNYSRNRNKVIELMPGLSSYFTGSAEGIQFNLKEGAEMGDMYAQGWATVPDGEYKGQPLLNSDGTYQKVNEYIKIGNYNPDFMVGFTNTFSYKGFTLNLLLDWRQGGQFFSYVAKNLLSDGRTQTTVPGRDPKTGGLSWTDDAGRKRTDGMILFGYIQDGQGKYKLNDNVTDPENYYGEYYWGFNGRSTFDASYVKLREASLTYAFPKKVLGRLPIYNLSLSLIARNLFTWTAAEQGYDPETAMSISNGSLSPGVTSWGLPYTRSYGAKIGFNF; this is encoded by the coding sequence ATGCAAATGAGCTTTACGAAGCTTCATGCTCCATGGGGCACCATGTTGCTATTGCTGCTATTGATGTCGGCCAGCGCATTCCCGCAGCAACTAATGGTAAGAAGTAAAGATGCACCGCCAGACCCTGACGCTACTTCTTTACAACAAATGCTAAGCGATCTGGAAAGCAGACTGAATGTCAGCTTCAGCTATTCTCCGGCCCAGATATCAGGCAAATCTGTTAGCATCAAATCCGCACGCATAACAGACGATAACCTGGAAGCACAACTCAACAAAGTACTCACTCCACTCGGTTTGCAGGCAGTGAAAATCGGGGCGCATGATTATGCACTCCGGAATGCTGCCAGGGAAACAGTAGCCTCCACGAGGCAAGCCACATTGCAGGTTCGCGGCACCGTGACGGATGATAAGGGCACACCGCTGCCAGGAGTAAGCGTGAACGAAAAAGGTACGTCCAATGGCACTGCTACCGATGGCGATGGTAACTTCGTGTTGAAGGTTGCCGGCGCCCACTCCGTATTGGTGTTCAGATCAGTAGGATTCCAGACTATTGAAAAAGTGGCAGGTAATGGACCGGTAACTGTGCAGTTACAACCAACTGTTCGCAGTTTGGATGATGTGGTGGTAACCGCACTCGGTATTAAACGGCAGGAAAAGGCACTTGGTTACTCCATTGCTACTGTAAAGGGTGATCAGGTGAGCACTGTAAAAGAAGTGAATATCGCCAATGCCCTGTCCGGAAAAGTTGCCGGGGTGAATATACGGTCGGCCAGCTCCGATCCGGGCGCCAGCGCTATTGTGTATATCCGTGGGCAAAGCAGCCTTAGTTCCGACAATCAGCCGCTGTATGTGGTGGATGGTATTCCTATTGCAGGCGGCCTCCGTGCACCACGGCAAACAGTAGGACAGGTAGTGGTGGACTACGGTAGCACCCTGTCTGACATCAACCCGGATGATATTGCCAGCATCTCCGTACTGAAAGGCGCCAGCGCTTCCGCATTATATGGCTCCAGAGCCATCAACGGCGTGATCCTCATCACTACTAAAACCGGTTCGGGAGGAAAAAAGGGTTTAGGCGTTTCCGTTAACTCCAGCGCTATGTTCGACCGCGCCTGGCTGTTCCCGAAATTCCAGAACGACTTCGGCTCCGGCGACCGCGAAGGCACCGATGAAACAATTGCAGATGCCTCCTGGGGGCCACGTTTGAATGTAGGTACCAAACGCGTACAATGGGATAGCCCGCTCGATGCTAATGGCAATCCTATTCCTACCGATTGGATTGCGTACCCCAACCGTGCAAAGGACTTCTTCCGTACAGGTAAAACATTGACCAACAATATCGCCATTACCGGTAATAACAAAGACGGCGATTTCCGGCTTTCCTATACCAATCTGAAGAACGAAGGCATCATTCCGAATACAGATCTTTCAAGAAATACCGTGAATGTTGCCGCCGGTTATAATCTGAATCCAAAAATAAAGGTGAGTACCAATATCGGCTATACGAAAAATGGCAGCGGCAACAGGCCTACGTTTAACCGTGGCAGTGTGAGCGCTATTGTTTACACCACTACACCGAATGTGGATATACGAAAACTGCGCAATTACTGGTTGCCGGGGAAAGAAGGACTGGCACAGTTCTCGCATGTGCCTGGTTCTACAGACAATCCCTACCTGGTGGCATATGAATTTATCAACAGCTACGATCGCGATCGCATCACCGGTAACGTGGAGTTGAATATTCAGCTTACTAAAGACCTGTCGCTGATGGGACGCACCGGTATGGACCTTTATTCAGAAACCAGGGAAAGCAAGCGGCCGTTTAGCGCCGTGCGTAACCCTAACGGCGGATACGCTATTGAAACGGAATATTTCAAGGAGCAGAACACCGACTTCCTGTTGAGCTATAAAAAACAATTGAACAGCGACTTCTTCTTCTCTGTTTCCGCCGGAGCTAACCGGATGGACCAAATGGGAAAAAGTACCTCTCAGAAAACAGAAAGCCTGGTGATTCCGCAGCTTTACAATATTGCCAATGCCAAGGCCGGTTCTGTTTCTAACAATTCCAGCAGGTTCCAGCGGAGGATCAATAGTGTATATGGTATGGGGCAGCTGAGCTATCGCAACTTTGCTTACCTGGATCTGACAGCACGTAACGACTGGACCAGCACACTGCCGCCGGATAATAACTCCTATTTCTATCCTTCCGCATCGCTGAGCCTCATTGTATCAGATATGCTGGGTATTAAATCAGACGTGCTATCCTTCGCAAAACTGCGGGCCAACTGGGCACAGGTAGGTGGAGATACTGATCCATACAACCTGTATAATACATTTAATTTCGGGCAGGACTGGGGCAGTGTGAAACGGGCCAACATAGGTTCCATATTGAAGAACAATCACCTGAAACCACTCATCGCTACATCGCATGAGTTCGGAGCTGATGTTCGTTTCCTGAAAGGACGGCTGGGAATCGATTTTACCTATTACAGTACCGTAAACCGCAACCAGATCATCAAAGTACCTGTAACTTATGCTACGGGCTACAATAATATGGTCATCAACGCTGGTAAGATCGGTAACAAGGGTATAGAAATCTCGCTGAATGCAACGCCGGTAGCAGGCCCGTTCCGCTGGGATATGCAGGTGAACTACAGCCGTAACCGGAATAAAGTAATTGAGCTGATGCCCGGACTCAGCAGCTATTTTACAGGCTCGGCAGAGGGCATACAATTTAATCTTAAAGAAGGCGCCGAAATGGGCGATATGTACGCGCAGGGATGGGCTACCGTGCCGGATGGCGAATACAAGGGACAGCCGCTGCTGAACAGCGATGGTACCTATCAGAAAGTGAACGAATATATCAAAATCGGGAACTACAATCCTGATTTTATGGTTGGCTTTACCAATACATTCTCATACAAGGGCTTTACGCTGAACCTGCTGCTGGACTGGCGCCAGGGCGGACAGTTCTTCTCCTATGTAGCTAAAAACCTGCTGAGCGATGGCCGTACGCAAACCACTGTTCCGGGCCGCGATCCGAAAACCGGTGGCCTGAGCTGGACAGATGACGCTGGCCGTAAACGTACAGATGGTATGATCTTGTTTGGCTACATCCAGGATGGTCAGGGGAAATATAAACTCAACGACAACGTCACTGATCCGGAAAATTATTACGGCGAATATTACTGGGGCTTTAACGGCAGATCCACTTTCGATGCCAGCTATGTGAAGCTGAGAGAAGCATCCCTGACCTATGCTTTCCCGAAGAAAGTATTAGGACGGTTGCCGATTTACAACCTGTCGCTGTCGCTGATTGCACGCAACCTGTTTACATGGACGGCTGCAGAACAAGGTTATGATCCTGAAACTGCGATGAGTATTTCAAATGGTAGCCTGTCGCCGGGTGTTACCAGCTGGGGATTGCCATATACCCGTTCCTATGGCGCGAAGATCGGATTCAATTTCTAA
- a CDS encoding patatin-like phospholipase family protein — MMPSEQPGTAPGAKLCITDFTNDDRVKTALAQLKAHFQAGPDDGGQLVVSDVLDDHGHQYVNLVQKGGGVLGIALVGYTYILEEMGIRFLRLAGTSAGAINTALITVVKNKEDRKSAEVLQAICDLDFFSLVDGHPAARYLIKRFITNKKFISRLRNGLLGLLGVFLLFIAGDVVLTGLSNKYESLYLLTGLCFIASGFTSLIIAVIVYYISNLLKRLKNSGFGINPGDVFYDWIKRLLLANGVVTVSDLKAKAAGAPSLHLRVPNDSGLKDLTGDVTFITSELVTQNKIQFPAMCSLFRTDIDALQPAGFIRASMSIPVFFESYMINNIPADDKRIKAAWEQFFGYAPPPSSARFVDGGILSNFPISIFYNNSVATPRLPTFGIDLDDRQPADKEENPFGWSLTGYMGRMFNTIRNYYDKDFLLKNKVYQRGIGKVDLSSDKYNWLNFFLPNQDKIDMFALGAQAACEFLINFNWDEYKNERKTLQIQLNK; from the coding sequence ATGATGCCCTCTGAACAACCAGGAACCGCACCTGGCGCAAAATTATGCATAACTGACTTCACGAACGACGACCGTGTAAAAACTGCTTTGGCACAGCTGAAAGCTCATTTCCAGGCAGGCCCGGATGATGGCGGCCAGCTGGTAGTTTCCGACGTACTCGATGATCACGGGCACCAGTATGTGAACCTTGTACAGAAAGGAGGCGGTGTATTGGGCATTGCGCTTGTTGGCTATACGTATATACTGGAAGAAATGGGCATACGGTTCCTGCGGCTGGCAGGTACCAGCGCAGGCGCTATCAATACAGCACTGATCACAGTAGTAAAAAATAAGGAAGATAGAAAATCGGCAGAAGTACTGCAGGCTATATGTGACCTGGACTTTTTCTCACTGGTAGATGGTCACCCGGCAGCCCGGTATCTTATTAAAAGATTCATCACCAACAAAAAATTTATCAGCCGGCTTAGAAACGGGCTGTTGGGATTACTCGGTGTATTCCTGTTGTTCATAGCGGGCGATGTAGTGCTGACAGGGCTGAGCAACAAATACGAATCGCTGTATCTGTTGACGGGGCTTTGTTTTATTGCATCCGGATTTACGTCGCTGATCATTGCAGTGATCGTTTATTACATCAGCAATCTGCTGAAACGGCTGAAGAACTCAGGTTTCGGGATCAACCCCGGGGATGTGTTTTATGACTGGATCAAGCGATTGCTGCTGGCTAACGGCGTGGTGACCGTCAGTGATCTGAAGGCGAAAGCAGCAGGCGCGCCATCGCTGCATTTGCGGGTACCCAACGACTCCGGCCTGAAAGATCTTACCGGCGATGTTACTTTTATTACTTCAGAATTAGTCACGCAAAACAAGATACAGTTCCCGGCCATGTGCAGCCTTTTCCGCACAGATATCGACGCACTGCAGCCTGCAGGATTTATACGCGCGTCTATGTCGATTCCCGTATTTTTTGAGTCTTATATGATCAATAATATACCGGCAGATGATAAACGCATCAAGGCCGCCTGGGAGCAGTTCTTTGGCTATGCTCCTCCCCCTTCCAGCGCGCGCTTTGTGGATGGTGGCATCCTCTCTAACTTCCCGATCAGTATTTTCTACAACAACAGTGTAGCCACACCAAGACTCCCCACTTTCGGGATCGACCTGGACGACCGGCAGCCTGCGGATAAAGAAGAAAATCCTTTCGGCTGGTCGCTTACCGGGTATATGGGGCGCATGTTCAATACCATTCGGAATTACTACGACAAAGATTTTTTATTGAAGAATAAAGTATATCAGCGGGGCATCGGGAAAGTGGATTTGTCGTCCGATAAGTACAACTGGCTGAACTTCTTCCTTCCCAACCAGGATAAGATAGACATGTTTGCGCTGGGCGCTCAGGCAGCATGCGAGTTCCTGATCAACTTCAACTGGGACGAGTACAAGAACGAAAGAAAAACTTTGCAAATCCAACTCAACAAATAA
- a CDS encoding SusD/RagB family nutrient-binding outer membrane lipoprotein — translation MQRMPVIFFILFLGMAVSSCKKGLQDINVNPNESEVINPEFLLSSVVINTAYDYQQDAYMDKPASAGRYITMVRNEGPDKFDWGPQSWDGNYSKLSLNNEMMGLAKKQNAPQYISLGKIMSAFNFAYVTDLFGDVPYSEALRLKSDRVTHPKYDKQEVIYPALLQSLKEANDELAAIVQPIDKKADAMYNGDAMKWRKFANSLRLRMLLRISKNYAPAFTEMQAILSDKSKYPIFESNADNAEVSYLGNVAANSWPGSATATSFSEFDKRKPSKEIVDALFQRNDPRLQVWIAPVDSVNGGSVDTKLYVGVPNAIAAPYDYNGGAAHISRLPAIFRKDSSSMVNATMLTYAEVCFIIAEAMQAGKVTMTGKTAEDMYYAGIDASMKYYGVDKTARDNHYYDQALVKYNGTLEQLIGQKWIAGFLKGAEAWFDNRRTGYPKFVLGPLAVSPILPKRYMYPTGETATNADQYAQALIQFGPDKQTTLMWYLK, via the coding sequence ATGCAACGCATGCCTGTCATATTTTTCATATTGTTCCTGGGGATGGCGGTATCCTCCTGTAAAAAAGGATTACAGGATATCAACGTGAACCCCAATGAATCAGAAGTGATCAATCCGGAGTTCCTGTTATCGTCGGTCGTGATCAATACAGCCTACGATTATCAGCAGGATGCCTATATGGACAAGCCCGCTTCAGCAGGGCGTTATATCACAATGGTCCGCAATGAAGGACCAGATAAATTCGACTGGGGCCCTCAAAGCTGGGATGGCAATTATTCCAAGCTTTCCCTTAATAATGAAATGATGGGATTGGCGAAAAAGCAAAATGCGCCCCAGTATATATCATTGGGGAAGATAATGAGCGCATTCAATTTTGCTTACGTAACGGATCTTTTCGGAGATGTCCCTTATTCAGAGGCCTTGCGGCTGAAGAGTGACAGGGTTACTCATCCTAAGTACGATAAGCAGGAGGTGATCTATCCGGCCCTGTTGCAATCACTGAAAGAGGCTAACGACGAACTGGCTGCTATAGTCCAGCCAATAGACAAGAAAGCCGATGCTATGTATAATGGAGACGCCATGAAGTGGCGGAAATTTGCCAACTCGCTGCGTCTGCGCATGCTATTGCGTATTTCAAAGAATTATGCACCGGCATTCACCGAAATGCAGGCGATCCTGAGTGATAAATCTAAGTATCCCATTTTTGAAAGCAATGCCGACAATGCAGAAGTCAGTTATCTTGGAAATGTAGCGGCAAACAGCTGGCCGGGTAGCGCTACAGCTACCTCTTTTAGCGAGTTCGATAAGCGCAAGCCCAGCAAAGAGATCGTAGATGCATTGTTCCAGCGTAATGATCCACGGTTACAGGTATGGATAGCACCCGTGGATTCAGTGAACGGAGGAAGTGTAGATACTAAGCTATATGTGGGCGTGCCTAACGCCATTGCCGCTCCATATGACTACAATGGAGGTGCTGCACATATTTCCCGTTTGCCTGCTATTTTTAGGAAAGATTCAAGCAGCATGGTGAACGCCACCATGCTTACCTACGCGGAAGTATGCTTCATCATTGCCGAAGCGATGCAGGCCGGAAAAGTAACCATGACAGGTAAAACGGCGGAAGATATGTACTATGCAGGTATCGATGCCAGCATGAAGTACTACGGCGTGGATAAAACAGCCCGCGACAATCATTACTATGATCAGGCGCTGGTGAAATACAATGGCACATTGGAACAGCTGATAGGGCAGAAGTGGATAGCGGGTTTCCTGAAAGGAGCGGAAGCCTGGTTTGATAACCGCCGTACCGGCTACCCGAAATTCGTACTCGGCCCGCTGGCTGTTTCACCAATACTGCCTAAACGCTATATGTATCCGACCGGTGAAACAGCTACAAATGCCGATCAGTATGCACAAGCGCTGATTCAGTTCGGGCCTGATAAACAAACTACCCTGATGTGGTATCTGAAGTAA
- a CDS encoding serine hydrolase yields the protein MQTGRRQFLKTAGIGLAGAGLAPIWHPAARLLNFDDTRYFPRVTPESQGISSNGILKFVEAANASGASWHSFMLLRRGQVVAEGWWNPYAAEFVHSFYSLSKSFTSTAIGMLVKDGKLDISQPVISFFPKETPADPSPYLRQMTVKHLLTMNTGHGEDTLPPMKRSSGKTWVSTFLEQPVTYEPGSHFLYNTGATYMLGAILHAITGQTLVQYLGPRLFQPLGITGYDWETSPQGLNTAGYGLRAKTEDIAKLGQLYLQKGQWKGQALLTESWVKDATSYQTSSQVNNGDWSEGYGYQFWRCRHNAFRGDGAMGQYCIVIPDKEVVIAITSQTNDMQQSLNIVWDNLLPAIEPAPLPEAPQAHKALREQLEKLSLPVTANSAVPAASLKKKKLQLQTEPNDYGATTMELSFTPSGCTWNTQTAKGTTTIQCGWGKWLLNKDRQLYTFPEQTMNAAPTRVAATAAWISPTILQIDLRFVETLHGDRIQFDFGAPKMNISFLNTVTAMNPKNTDNRKAIRIKNIE from the coding sequence ATGCAAACCGGAAGAAGACAATTTCTGAAAACTGCCGGCATTGGTCTTGCCGGCGCCGGACTGGCTCCCATATGGCATCCTGCGGCCCGTTTACTGAACTTTGATGACACCCGGTATTTTCCGCGCGTCACACCGGAATCGCAGGGTATCAGTTCCAATGGCATCCTTAAATTTGTAGAAGCTGCCAATGCTTCCGGCGCCAGCTGGCATAGCTTCATGCTGTTGCGTCGCGGACAGGTAGTAGCAGAGGGCTGGTGGAATCCTTATGCTGCGGAATTTGTGCATTCGTTTTATTCCTTATCGAAAAGCTTTACCAGTACAGCTATTGGCATGTTAGTGAAGGATGGAAAACTGGATATCAGCCAACCGGTGATCTCCTTTTTCCCTAAGGAAACTCCTGCGGATCCATCTCCCTACCTCCGGCAAATGACGGTAAAACACCTGCTTACGATGAATACCGGTCATGGGGAAGATACCCTGCCACCGATGAAGCGGTCGTCCGGCAAAACCTGGGTCAGCACCTTCCTGGAGCAACCGGTGACATATGAGCCGGGCAGTCATTTCCTGTACAATACCGGCGCTACCTATATGCTCGGCGCCATATTGCATGCCATTACCGGGCAAACCCTGGTGCAATACCTGGGCCCCCGCCTGTTTCAGCCATTGGGAATCACCGGATACGATTGGGAAACATCGCCCCAGGGCCTGAACACAGCGGGATACGGACTACGGGCCAAAACTGAAGATATCGCCAAACTGGGACAGCTTTACCTGCAGAAAGGCCAGTGGAAAGGACAAGCCCTGCTCACCGAAAGCTGGGTGAAAGATGCCACCAGCTACCAGACCTCATCGCAGGTGAATAACGGCGACTGGTCGGAAGGCTATGGTTACCAGTTCTGGCGCTGCCGCCATAATGCCTTCCGCGGCGATGGCGCTATGGGACAATACTGCATCGTGATCCCGGACAAGGAAGTAGTAATCGCCATCACCAGCCAGACGAACGACATGCAGCAATCGCTCAACATCGTATGGGATAACCTGCTGCCTGCCATCGAGCCGGCGCCCTTGCCGGAGGCGCCACAAGCGCACAAGGCATTACGGGAGCAACTGGAAAAGTTATCGCTGCCTGTGACTGCCAACAGCGCTGTTCCTGCTGCATCTCTCAAAAAGAAAAAACTACAGCTTCAAACTGAACCGAATGATTACGGCGCCACCACTATGGAGCTTTCATTTACACCATCCGGCTGCACCTGGAACACCCAAACCGCCAAAGGCACTACCACTATACAATGCGGCTGGGGAAAATGGCTGCTCAATAAAGACCGGCAACTATATACCTTCCCCGAGCAAACCATGAATGCTGCTCCTACCCGGGTAGCGGCCACCGCTGCATGGATAAGCCCCACCATCCTCCAGATTGATCTTCGCTTCGTGGAAACACTGCATGGCGACCGCATACAATTCGACTTCGGTGCACCGAAGATGAACATCAGTTTCCTGAACACCGTTACGGCGATGAATCCGAAAAATACGGATAACAGGAAAGCGATAAGAATTAAGAATATAGAATGA